From one Thamnophis elegans isolate rThaEle1 chromosome 7, rThaEle1.pri, whole genome shotgun sequence genomic stretch:
- the GPR22 gene encoding G-protein coupled receptor 22 has product MCFSSVPETNMQSESNITVRDAISDSEPNMYQPLSYPLSFQVSLTGFLMLEIVLGLGSNLTVLVLYCMKSNLINSVSNIITMNLHVLDVIICLGCIPLTIVILLLPLENNSALICCFHEACVSFASVSTAINVFAITLDRYDISVKPANRILTMGRAMILMTLIWAVSFFSFLIPFIEVNFFSAHSANTWENKTLLCVSANEYHTELGMYYHLLVQIPTFFFTVVVMLITYSKILQALNIRIGTRFSTAQKKKAKKKTISMATQQEPTETPHASGGRNVVFGVRTSVSVIIALRRAVKRHRERRERQKRVFRMSLLIISTFLLCWTPITVLNTIILCLGPSDLLVKLRLCFLVMAYGTTIFHPLLYAFTRQKFQKVLKSKMKKRVVSIVEADPIPNSAVIHNSWIEPKRTKAITFEDNEVRQKCLVPQVVTD; this is encoded by the coding sequence ATGTGTTTCTCTTCCGTCCCAGAAACCAACATGCAGTCTGAATCTAACATTACTGTCCGCGATGCCATCAGTGACTCTGAGCCAAATATGTACCAGCCGCTGTCTTACCCGCTGAGCTTTCAAGTTTCCCTCACCGGATTCCTCATGTTAGAAATCGTCCTGGGGCTCGGCAGCAACCTCACCGTCTTGGTACTTTACTGTATGAAATCCAACTTGATCAACTCGGTCAGTAATATTATCACGATGAATCTTCACGTTCTCGACGTCATCATTTGCCTGGGGTGCATCCCGCTAACCATCGTCATCCTCCTGCTCCCGCTGGAGAACAATTCCGCCCTCATCTGCTGCTTCCATGAGGCCTGCGTGTCCTTCGCCAGCGTGTCCACCGCCATCAACGTCTTCGCCATCACGCTGGACCGCTACGACATCTCCGTCAAACCCGCCAACCGGATCTTGACAATGGGAAGGGCCATGATCCTCATGACGTTGATCTGGGctgtctctttcttctccttcttgatCCCGTTCATCGAGGTCAACTTCTTCAGCGCCCACAGCGCCAACACTTGGGAGAACAAGACGCTGCTGTGCGTCAGCGCGAACGAGTACCACACCGAGCTGGGCATGTACTATCACCTGTTGGTGCAAATTCCCACCTTCTTCTTCACGGTGGTCGTGATGCTCATCACGTACAGCAAAATACTTCAGGCGCTCAACATTCGCATCGGCACCCGGTTTTCCACAGCGCAGAAGAAGAAAGCGAAAAAGAAGACCATTTCCATGGCCACCCAACAAGAACCCACCGAGACGCCGCACGCCAGCGGAGGGAGAAATGTGGTTTTCGGCGTAAGGACTTCCGTTTCAGTTATCATCGCTCTACGGCGGGCGGTGAAGAGACACCGGGAGCGCCGCGAACGGCAGAAAAGAGTCTTCCGCATGTCGCTGTTGATCATTTCCACTTTTCTTCTCTGTTGGACACCAATCACTGTTCTAAACACGATCATTTTATGTTTGGGACCCAGCGACCTTTTGGTAAAGCTGAGGTTGTGCTTCCTGGTTATGGCCTATGGGACCACTATCTTCCACCCTCTCCTGTACGCTTTCACCAGACAgaagtttcaaaaagttttgaaaagcaaaatgaaGAAACGAGTCGTTTCCATCGTGGAAGCCGACCCGATTCCAAACAGTGCTGTAATACACAACTCCTGGATCGAGCCCAAGAGAACCAAGGCTATCACTTTCGAAGACAACGAAGTGAGGCAGAAGTGTTTAGTACCTCAAGTAGTTACGGATTAG